The following DNA comes from Arcobacter cloacae.
ATATTAGATATTTTTTAGAGTACAAAATGTATGTTTATGAAGTAAAAACACCCTTTTATTTTTTTATTATTTTTATAACTTTCTCTTTTTTATCAATATTTTATAAAAAGGCATTTTATATTTTGAATATTTTGATGATTTTATTTAATCTATTTTTGTATTTAAGATTTTAAAACTTTATCTAAAGTGTATTTCATATCTTCATCTAAATCACTCATAGATGTTCTCATCCAATTAAGATAGTTTGCATCTACTTTAGCTACTTCTTCAATGTCTTTACCTTTATATTTTCCAAATCTAAAAGTTTTGATAAATACAGGAGTTTTTGTTAAATCTACCAGTTTTTCTATTGGATTATAATCTGGATAAATCTCTCTACATTTAGCTACAAGTTTTGTTAAAAAAAGTTTCATTACAAGCACATCACCGATTGCATCATGAGCTTTTATAGTTATATTGTGTTTTGCTGCTTCAAGTTCTTCAACTTTATAAAGTTCAAGAGCATATCTTATATATTGAAGTCTGTGATAAGGAAGTTCAGGAAATAAATGTTTTGCACATCTTAAAGTATCAATTATTTGATATTGGTTTACAAATCCTTCTTTTTTTATCATTCCTAAATCAAAAGAGATATTATGAGCAATTAAATAATTTTCATTTGAATTTAATTCTTCTAATCTTTTATAAAAATCTGTTTGGGTTGCCTTTGGTTTTCCAAGTAATAAATTAGGAGTAATATTATGAACTTCCATAGCTTCAAGTTTTATATCAATATCAGTTGAACACAACTCATCAAAAGCTTCAACTTTCCCCTTTTGGTCAACAATCATCGCACCAAATTGAATAATTTTATCTTCTTCTTGATTTCCTGTTGTTTCTGTATCAAATAAAACGTAATATGCCATAATAAATCTCCTTTAAAGTATTAACATACCATCACCATAAGAGTAAAATCTATATTTTTCTTTTATGGCTTCATGGTAAATTTCAAGTGTTTTTTCTAATCCTACGAATGATGCTATTAGCATTATAAGTGTAGATTTTGGTAAGTGAAAGTTTGTAAGTAAGCAATCAACTTTTATAGGTTTATTTGCAGGATTTAAAAATAAATCACATTCACCTTGTATTTTATTTGTTCTTACATAATACTCAACTGTTCTTGTTACTGTTGTTCCAACAGCCAAAACTTTTGAAGCATTATCTAAAGCTTTTTTTGCATCTATTCCTATTTCAAAATATTCACTATGCATTGGATGATTTAAAATATCTTCAGCATCAACTGGTTTAAATGTTCCAGCTCCCACATGAAGTGTTAGATAATTTACATTATATTTATTATTTATCTTTTCTAGAAGTTCAGGTGTAAAATGTAGTGATGCTGTAGGCGCTGCTACTGCTCCATAATTTTTAGCAAATAAAGTTTGATAATCTTGTTCATCTTTTTTTTCATCAGCTCTATTCATATAAGGAGGAAGAGGAAGGTGACCTATTTTATTTAAAATTTCTACAACTTCTAAAAAATCAAGTTTTTTCTCATTTTGGAAAAACTCCACAACACGACTACCATCTTCATTGATTTCTAAAACTAAAGCTGTTAAATTTTCGTCAAAAAATAGTTTTGTTCCTACTTTTACTTTTCCACCAATCATTACTAAATATCTATCCATAAATAATGGTTTATTAAGTAATAATTCTATTTTTCCACCAGTTTCTTTTGTACCAAAAATTCTAGCTTTTATAACTTTTGTATCATTTAAAAATATAGATAAATCATCAGGTAAAAAATCCATTAGGTTTTTAAAAGTTGAGTGGGTGATTTTATCTGTTTTTCTATCATAAACCAAAAGCCTAGCACAATCAGCTGGACTTACTGGATGGGTTGCAATTAATTCTTTTGGTAAATCATAGTCATAACTTGAAGTTTTTAATGGGTCTAGCAATTTTACTCTTCCTCTTCTTCTTTTGGAGCTGGATTAAATACTTTTGCTATGTAAATAGATATTCCATAAAGTAAAGTTAATGGACCAGCCATTAATAATTGACTAATAACATCAGGAGGAGTTAAAAGTGCTGAAATAATAAAAATAAGAATTATTGCATATCTAAAAAAGTTTTTTAACATTTTATCATCAACAAGTCCTATTTTTGCAAGGAAAAATGTGATAACAGGTAATTCAAAAGCAATTCCAAAACCAATTAGAAGTTTTGTAAAAAATCCAACATACTTACCAATACTTGGTAATACTGTAACAACAGCCGAACCAAAATTTACTAAAAATTCAAATCCAACAGGAACAACAATATAATAAGCAAAAGAAGCTCCAACTAAAAACATAAGTGTTGCAAAAAATACAAAAGGAATTACAAGTTTTTTTTCATGGTCATAAAGCCCAGGTGCTAAAAACAACCATAATTGCCAAAATATCACGGGTAAAGATATAACAAAACCACCAAAAAATGCAACTTTTAAAGCTGTAAAAAATGTCTCTTGAATTTCAACAGCAACCATGTGAGAATTTTCAGGTAAAATAGTTTTAACAGGAATCATCATCCAACTAAGAATTGGTTCATAAAATGCAAAACATACAAAAAACATAGCAACAACAGTTAAACTTGAAATTACTAATCTTTTTCTCAAATCTGCTATATGTGGTTTTAAATCTTCAAACATTAAGCATTATCCTCTTTTTTTTCATCTAATTTTACTTTAAATTTATCCTCTTTTTTGAAAGAGACTTTTTCACTTTTTTTCTCTTCAACAATCTGTGTTTCAACTTTTTTTTCATTTGTTGATGATTTTACATCATCATTTAGAATATCATTTAATCCTAAATCTATTTTTGAATCCATTGATAAAGAAGCCTTTGTCTCTTCAATTTGCGATTTAAATTTATTAGCTTCTGCTTTCATTTCTGAAATATTTAGTTCATTATCTAAAGTTGTCTTTGCATCTGCAAGTCCATTTTTAAATTTATTGATAAATTTTGCTATCTCAACCATAGCTGTAGGTAGTTTATCAGGTCCTAATGCAATAATTGCAACTATTGCAATTAAAAAAATTTCCATAAAGCCCATTCCAAACATTTGCAACTCCCGTATCTATTTAAAGGGAAAGATTTTACCTAAAATTTGTTAAAATCAACCAAAAATTAAAAACAAATCATAAGGGAAAAAATGGAAATCATAGTTTTAATAGTTGTTATAGCAATTTTATTTCTAATAGGAAAAAATTATAAAACTGAAGAATTTAAAAATATAAATTTGAAGAGAAAAGAGATTTTTCAAGGTGATTTGATGCATCATGAAGCTGGACTTTTAGTTGCATTAATGGCGAAAGTTTCAAAAGCAGATGGGAAAGTTTGTGAGTTAGAAGCTGAAGTTTTAAAACATACATTTACTGATATTTCAAATCACTTTGAAAATCAAGAAGAGATAAGAGAAAAATTAAAAGCTTTATATGCAAAAGAGAAAGAAAGTTTTGATAATTTAATAGATATTTGTAATAAATTATACAATTTAACAAAACATGATTATAATAAACGAGTTAAAATTATGGAATATCTTTTAAATTTGGCTTTTATTGATAAAGAGTTTTCAAATACAGAAAAGATGATTACAGAAGATATTTCAAATGCTTTAAAGATTAAATTAGAAGATTTTGATAATTTAATCAAAACTTTTGAATCTTTTTATGCTCAACAAGCTATGAATAAAGCATTGAGTTTAGAAAATGCTTATGATATTTTAGAGTCAAAACCTTCAGATGATGATGCAACACTAAAGAAAAATTATAGAAATTTAGTAAAAAAACATCATCCTGATATTATCTCAGGGCAGGGTGCAGCTCAAAGTATTATTGATGAAGCAACACAAAAACTTCAAGAGATAAATGAAGCTTATGAAATAATCAAAAAAGATAGAGGTATATGATTTGTTAGGGTTTGAAAAATCTTATGAAGTTTGTAACTGTAAAAAAGTGACAATAAATCAAATCAAAGATGCAATAATTAACCAAAATGCTTTAACTCTTAGTGAAATACAAGATATAACAACAGCAGGAACAGAGTGTAGGTTTTGTATTTTTCCTGAGGGTGATTTTGGGAAAATGAAAAAAAAGATTTATTGTAAAGATATTTTAAATGAAATAAAAAAAGAGATGATTAATGGCTAAAAGTTTTCCACATTCATTTGAAGTTTGTACTTGTAAACATGTAACTTTAGGTGAAATAATATATGCAATAAAAGAAAAAGGTGCAAAAACCTTAGAAGATATAGGAAATATTACAGATGCAGGGACTTGTTGTAAGTCTTGCAAAAATTCACAAAGTGATATTGGTGTAGAAAAAATGGAACTTTATATAGAAACCATTTTAAATAAATTTAATAAAGAATAAAAATGAAACAACAAATAATAGAGAATATAAAAGAGTTAATTAAAATAAATCCAGAAGAGACAATAGAAATAAATCCAAAGTATTTAGAGTATTTTGATGAAGAAGAGTTATTAGATATTCAAAAAAAATTAGAAACAAGAAAAAACGATATTTCAAAAATAAGTAATAATTATTTAGATGAAATTTATCAAAAAACAAAAAAAGATGAGATATAATTGCTTAATAAAGGATTAAGAGTGAAAAATTGGAAAAAAATTAAGGAAGATTTAATATTTTTCTTAAAAGATGAAGTTTCAAAAGCAGGGCTTAATAAAGTAACGGTTGGCTTATCTGGTGGCTTAGATTCAGCTGTTGTTGCTATTTTATGTCAAGAAGTATTTAAAGAAAATTTAAATTGTGTTTTAATGCCTTCACAATTCTCTTCACAAAGTTCAATTGATGATGCTATTGAACTTTGTGAAAAGTTTGATATTAAGTATGAAATTATTTCAATAGAACCAATGGTTAGTGGTTTTATAAAAAATATGAATGAAGATAGACTTAGAATTGGAAATTTTTCTGCAAGAATGAGAATGGCTGTTTTATATGATGTATCTTCAAGAGAGAAATCTTTAGTTGTTGGAACTTCAAATAAAAGTGAGATACTTTTAGGATATGGAACTATTTTTGGAGATACAGCTTGTGCTATTAATCCAATTGGAGAAATTTATAAAAGTGATGAGTTTGAATTTGCAAAAATATTAGGTGTTACAGATGCAATTTTAAATAAAGCTCCAAGTGCTGATTTATGGGAAGGTCAAAGCGATGAAGCAGAACTTGGTTATACATACAAGCAAATGGATGATTTATTAAAATTAATGATAGATGAAAATAAATCAAAAGAAGAGTTGATAAAATTAGGCTTTGAAGAAGAGTTTATAGATAAAATAACTTATAGAGTTAAAGCAAATGCTTTTAAAGGTAAATTACCAACAATAGCAAAAATAAAATGGAGTTAAATTAATAATGAAAAAAATACCTATATTTAGAGCATCAGTTGATAGTGATGAATTAAATCAATTAAAACAAGTACTTGATTCAAAAGAGTTTTTATCAAAAGTTTTAGAGTTTGAAGAGAGTATTGAAAAATTCATTGGTGCAAAATATGCTATTGCAACGGCAACTTCAACAGCAGCTATTCATCTTGCTTTAAGTGCTATAAAATTAAAAAGAGGTGATAAAATTTTAATGTCTGTTAACTCTTTTGTAAATTTACCTGAAGTTGTAAGACATTTTGACGCAGAACCAATTTTTGTTGATATAAATCCTGATGATATGAATATTGATTTAGATAAATTTGAAGAAGTTTTAAAAGAGAATGATTCAAAAAAATTAAGAGGAGCAATTATTACTTTTGTAGGTGGTAGAACTCCTGATTTAGAAAGATTATATGATATTGTAGAAAAATATGGGATTATATTGATTGAAGATTGTAGATCAAGTTTGGGTGCAACTTATAAAGGGAAAAAAGTAGGTAATTTAAGAGCTGATATGACAATTTTTTCAACAAATCCTTCTATTTCAAGATATGCAGTTAGTAGATCAGGTGTTATTGTTACAAATAATGAAGAGATTGCTTCAAGAGCAAAACTACTTAGAACACATGCTCTTACAACAACTTATGATAGTTATGGAAACTTAGATTATGTTTATGATGTAGTTGATATTGGACATAAATATGATTTATCGGAACTTGATGCTGCTTATGCTTTAGCTCAGTTGAATAAAACTGAAAAATTTGTAAAAAGAAGAAGAGAAATAGCAGCTTTATATACAAAAAGATTAAGTGGAGTAAAACATATAGAAATTCCTACTTATACTGATGATAATATTTTTACTCAATTTATAATCAAAGTTTCAAGAAATAGAGATGCTTTTGCTAGAGCTTTAAAAGAAAGAGGTGTTTCAACGGGACTTAATTATATTCCTTTACATCTTTTATCTTATTATAAAACAAAATATTCTATTAAAATTACAGCATTTCCAAATGCTTTAAATAACTATCAACAAATTTTGTCTTTGCCAATTTATGCAAGTTTAACTGATGAAGAGGCAAATTATGTTTGTGATAAAGTTATTGAAGTTGCATCTTCTTGGATATAAAATAATTTGAAACAAAAACTACATCTATGGATTGAAGAGTATCTCTTCTTTCCAAATAATTTTCAAAAGATTATCTCATTTTTACTAATTCCTCTAACTTTTATTTATATGCTAATTATTCTTACAAAAAGAGCAATGGCTAAAGAGATAGAGTTTGGAATTCCTATTATTTCAATTGGAAATATAATTGTTGGAGGAAGTGGAAAAACACCAGTTACAATAAATCTTGCATCTAAATATGAAGATGTTTGTGTAATTTTAAGAGGTTATGGAAGAGCTTCAAAGGGATTACAAATTGTTAGTTTAAGAGGAAAAATCTTACTTGATGTAAAATCAAGTGGAGATGAGGCGATGCTTTTAGCAAACTCTTTACCAAAAGCTACAATAATTGTAAGTGAAGATAGAAAAAAAGCTATTTTAAAAGCAAAAGAGTTAGCTTGTAAAATAGTATTTTTAGATGATGGATTTTCTAAATATCAAATCTCAAAATTTAATATTTTACTTCGACCAAAAGATGAACCAACAAATATTTTTTGTTTACCAAGTGGTGGATATAGAGAACCAAAAAGTTTTTATGCAAGTGCTGATTTAGAATTACTTGAAGGAAGAGATTTTAAAAGAGTTATAACTATTAAAAAAGATGGAAAAGTTTGTGAACTTCCTCCTAAAACTCTTTTATTAACAGCAATTTCAAAACCTAAAAGATTACTTGAGTATTTACCAAAAGATATAAAAATGGTTTCATTTCCTGATCACTATACTTTTACAAAAGAAGATATTTTAAAAATTCAAGAAGAGTATAAAGATTTTTCATTTCTTACAACAGGAAAAGATTTGGTAAAATTAAAAGAGTTTAAGATAAAAAATCTATATTTAATGGACTTAGAAATAGAGATTTCATCAAATGTTGATTTTTCTTTATTAGATGAATATTTAAATAGTTTTAAAAAGGAGTCTTAAATGACAGGAATTTTAGTCTCTTCTTTTTTGATGATATTTGTAGTTTTCTCTTTCGTTTTATATATTTATATTTTAATAGATATTTTAAGGCATGAGTTTACAGGTTATAATAAAATCATTTGGATAATAGTAATTATTTGTTTTCCTATTTTAGGGGCTTTGTTATATTTGGTTTTTGGAAGAGGGCAAAGAGTAAAAAAGTAGCAAATGCTACTTTTTAAATGGTTTTAGAAAATCTTCTTTTTTCTTCAGGAATTTTATTTAAATATGCATCAAATGGCATACAAATATTTCTAATAAGCATAGTTCCTGTTTGAGAAACTTCTATTTTATTGTCAGTTATATTTAAAAGTTCAGCTTCTTCAAACTCTTTTAAAGCTTCAATTGCATCATCAAAATACTCTTTGAAATTGATATTAAACTCTTTTTCAACCCTTGTAATATTTAAAGAGAAATTACTCATAAGTTCCATAATTACAAATTGTCTTAATTGGTCATCAGCACTTAAGGCATAACCTTTAAATACTGGTAAATCTCCATTATCAATAGCTTTTTCCCAAGGCTCTATCTCTTTATAGTTTTGAGCGTAATAATCAACACCATTTCCAATAGATGTTAAACCAATTCCTATTAAATCAGCTCCACCTTTTGTAGTATATCCTTGAAAATTTCTATGTAATTCACCTTTTTCAATAGCTTTAAATAACTCATCTTCAGGTTTTGCAAAGTGATCCATTCCTACCATTTTATAACCATTTGTTGTAAAGAAATCAATAGTATCTTTTAACATCTCTAGTTTTGTTTCTGGTTTTGGAAAAGTTGATTCATCAAATTTTCTCATAGTTTTCATAAGCCAAGGAACATGAGCATAATTAAATACAGCAAATCTATCAGTATTTAATGTAAGCATCTTCTCTAAAGTTTTTTTGAAACTCTCTTTCGTTTGAAAAGGTAGTCCATAAATTAAATCTGTATTAACTGAGTGAATTCCCGCATTTCTGGCTATATTTATAACATTTTGAGTAAGTTCAAAAGGTTGAATTCTATGAATAGTTTTTTGTACAGTTTCATCTAAATCTTGAACTCCAAAACTAAGACGATTGCAACCACCAGCTTTTAAAACATTCATATGTTCAACTGTAAAATATCGAGGATCCACTTCACAAGAAACTTCTGCATCACTAGCGAAGTTTGGAAAAATCTCTTTTACAGCAGTTATAACCTCTTCTAATTGAGAAGGAGAAAAATATGTAGGTGTTCCTCCTCCAAAATGCATTTGAGTTACAACTCTTTTAGTATTTAGATGATTTTTTAAAATATTTAACTCTTTTTTTAAATATTCAATATATCTGCTTTTTTTATCTTCTTTAGAAGTAAAGATTGTATTACAACCACAAAAATAACAAGCACTTCTACAAAAAGGCATATGAATATAAAGTGATAATGCTCTATCATCACTTTGATTTTTATAATACTCTTTTAAATCTTTTTGTGTGAAACTTTCACTAAATTCAGGAGCTGTTGGATATGAAGTATATCTAGGTCCTGGTTTTGAATATTTGACAAATTTAGCAAAATCTATCATTATTTCTCATCTCTTTTTCTATCAAGCCAAACCATTACACCTTTTTGTGCATGAAGTCTGTTTTCTGCTTCTTCAAAAATAAGACTTTGAGAACTTTCCATTACTTCATCGCTAACTTCATAACCTCTATATGCAGGTAAACAATGTAAGAAAATTGCTTTTTCTTGTGCTAATTTCATCATATTTGAATCAACCATATACCCAGCAAAATCTTTTACTCTTTTCTCTTTTTCATCTTCTTGCCCCATAGAAACCCAAGTATCAGTTGTAACAACTGTTGAGTCTTTAATAGCCTCTTTGGGGTCATTTGTTATAATGATTTTTGCACCACTATTTTTTGCCATTTCAAGAGCTTTTTCTAAAATATTTGCATCTACTTCATAACCTTTAGGCGTTGCAATTCTAAGTTCAAAACCAAGTTTTGCAGCCATATTTAGCCATGAATGAGCCATATTATTACCATCACCAACATAAGCAACAACTAAATCTTCACTTAGTCCTGCTTCTTGGATAGTCATATAATCAGCCATAAGTTGTACTGGGTGGTATTCATTTGTTAAACCATTTATTACAGGAACTTTTGAATATTTTGCAAACTCTTCAATTTTACTTTGTTCAAAAGTTCTAATCATCACCATATCAACCATTCTAGAAATTACTCTAGATGTGTCACTCATAGGCTCACCACGACCTAATTGAATATCATTTGATGAAAGAAATAAACCAATACCACCTAACTGATAAATACCTGTTTCAAAAGATACTCTGGTTCTTGTTGAACTTTTTTCAAAAATCATACCTAATGTTTTTTTAGGCATATAATCTTTAAATTCTCTTCGTTTAGTTTCATCTTTGATTTGTTTAGCTAAGTTTAGTATTTCTAAGATTTCCTCTTTAGAATAATCAGCTAATGTTAAGAAGTGTCTCATTTTATTTCCTCTGTAATTAATAAAAACAAACATTCTATTTAATTTAACTTTAGAAATTCTTAAAAATTAAAAAAAATACCTATAAAAAATATTCAATTTAAAAATCAAAATCTTAAAAAGTACCATAAAATGACACTTTTGTGACAAAAGTGCTTATTAGTGCTTAAGAACAACTCACCTAAAATTACAAAACTATTACAAAGGATAGGGTTATGATAGTAGATATATTAAAAAGAGATGGTACAAAACAAAAATTTGAATCATATAAAATTGAAGATGCAATAAAAAAAGCATTTAAGAGTGTAAATACAAAGTTTGATATTTCTGTATTCTTTAATGTTTTATTTGAACTAAAATGCAAAAGAGTAGTTGCAGTTGAAGATATTCAAGATATTATAGAAAAAGAGCTTTATAAAGCTAGATATTTTGAAGTTATGAAATCATTTATTTTATATAGACATCTTCATAAAATTCAAAGAGAACAGATTTTACAGATAAATGATGATACAACTTATATAAATTCAACACAAACCATAGAAGAGTACATATCTGGAAGTGATTGGAGAATAAAAGCAAATTCAAATACTGGATATTCTCACGCTGGACTTATAAATAATAGTGCAGGAAAGATTATCGCAAACTATTGGCTTGATAAAGTTTATACAAAAGAACAAGGATATGCCCACAGAAATGGTGATTATCATATACATGATTTAGATTGTTTAAGTGGTTATTGTGCGGGTTGGAGTTTGAGAGTTTTACTTGATGAAGGATTTAATCAAGTAAGAGGAAGGGTTGAAAGTGATGCTCCAAACCATTTTAGAGAAGCTTTAGGGCAAATGGCAAATTTTTTAGGAATTTTACAAAGTGAATGGGCTGGTGCTCAAGCTTTTAGCTCTTTTGATACCTATCTTGCACCTTATGTTTTCAAAGATAAACTTGAATATAAAGAGATAAAAAAAGCAATTAGAAGTTTTATCTATAATCTTAATGTTCCAGCAAGGTGGGGGCAAAGTCCTTTTACAAATATTACTATTGATTGGACAGTTCCAAGTGATTTAAAAGAGCAAATTCCTACAAGAAATCAAAAGCATTTATTCAAAGATTTTTATGATGAAGAACTTTTTTTAGAGATTCAAAAAAAAGGTTTAACTTCATTTGAACAGTTAACTTACAAAGATTTTCAAAAAGAGATGAATTTAATAAATAAAGCTTATTATGAAGTAATGACACAAGGTGATAAAACGGGACAACCTTTTACTTTTCCAATACCAACAGTAAATATAACTGAAGATTTTGATTGGTATGGAGAAAATACAGATTTACTTTTTGAAAATACCGCAAAAATAGGAAGTTCTTATTTTCAAAATTTCATAGGAAGTCAATATACAAAAGATGAAAAAGGAAATTTGATACAAAACGAACAAGCCTATAAACCAGGACATGTACGAAGTATGTGTTGTAGATTGCAACTTGATTTACGAGAACTTCTAAAACGAGGTGGAGGTTTGTTTGGAAGTGCTGAGATGACAGGAAGTATTGGAGTTGTAACTATTAATATGGCAAGACTTGGGTATTTGTATAAAGGTGATATAAACGGCTTATTAAAAAGATTAGAAGAGTTAATGGATTTAGCAAAAGAGAGTTTAGAAACAAAACGAAAATTTATAAATAGTATGTATGAAAGAGGACTTTATCCTTATACAAAAAGATATTTAAAGAGTTTTAATAACCATTTTTCGACCATTGGAGTAAATGGTATGAATGAGATGTTAAAAAATTACTTTGGAGAAAATATTGATATTTCAACAAAAATAGGAAATCAATTTTGTATCGAAATATTAGATTTTATGAGAGATAAAATGATTAAATATCAAGAAGAGACTGGAAATTTATATAATCTTGAAGCAACACCAGCAGAAGGAACTACTTATAGATTTGCAAAAGAGGATAAAAAAAGATACAAAGATATTATTCAAGCTGGATTTGATAAAAATATCTATTATACCAACTCTTCTCAACTTCCAGTTGATTTCACAGAAGACCCATTTGAAGCCTTGGAATTACAAGATGAATTACAATGCAAATATACAGGTGGAACGGTTCTGCATCTTTATATGAGAGAAAAAATCTCATCAGTTGAAGCTTGTAGAAAATTTGTAAAAAATGTAATCTCAAATTTTAGATTGCCTTATATCACTATAACTCCTGTATTTTCTATTTGTGAAATTCATGGATATATAGAAGGTGAACATGAGTTTTGTCCAAAATGTGATGAAGAGATTTTAAAAAAGGAGTTAAAAGATGACAAATTCAGAATTGCTTGAGAAAAATAGCCAAAAAAGGACTAAATGTATAGTATATACTAGGGTTATGGGTTATCATAGACCAGTTGAAAGCTTTAATATAGGAAAAAAAGGTGAACACAAACAAAGAGTTAAATTTACTGAATCAAAAACTAATTTATGATTTCACAAAATTTACAACAACAGATTATGTAGGACAAATGTCATGCATAATTTGGTTTATAAAGTGTAATTTTAGATGTTTGTATTGTTATAA
Coding sequences within:
- the hemN gene encoding oxygen-independent coproporphyrinogen III oxidase, with amino-acid sequence MIDFAKFVKYSKPGPRYTSYPTAPEFSESFTQKDLKEYYKNQSDDRALSLYIHMPFCRSACYFCGCNTIFTSKEDKKSRYIEYLKKELNILKNHLNTKRVVTQMHFGGGTPTYFSPSQLEEVITAVKEIFPNFASDAEVSCEVDPRYFTVEHMNVLKAGGCNRLSFGVQDLDETVQKTIHRIQPFELTQNVINIARNAGIHSVNTDLIYGLPFQTKESFKKTLEKMLTLNTDRFAVFNYAHVPWLMKTMRKFDESTFPKPETKLEMLKDTIDFFTTNGYKMVGMDHFAKPEDELFKAIEKGELHRNFQGYTTKGGADLIGIGLTSIGNGVDYYAQNYKEIEPWEKAIDNGDLPVFKGYALSADDQLRQFVIMELMSNFSLNITRVEKEFNINFKEYFDDAIEALKEFEEAELLNITDNKIEVSQTGTMLIRNICMPFDAYLNKIPEEKRRFSKTI
- the argF gene encoding ornithine carbamoyltransferase, coding for MRHFLTLADYSKEEILEILNLAKQIKDETKRREFKDYMPKKTLGMIFEKSSTRTRVSFETGIYQLGGIGLFLSSNDIQLGRGEPMSDTSRVISRMVDMVMIRTFEQSKIEEFAKYSKVPVINGLTNEYHPVQLMADYMTIQEAGLSEDLVVAYVGDGNNMAHSWLNMAAKLGFELRIATPKGYEVDANILEKALEMAKNSGAKIIITNDPKEAIKDSTVVTTDTWVSMGQEDEKEKRVKDFAGYMVDSNMMKLAQEKAIFLHCLPAYRGYEVSDEVMESSQSLIFEEAENRLHAQKGVMVWLDRKRDEK
- a CDS encoding ribonucleoside triphosphate reductase codes for the protein MIVDILKRDGTKQKFESYKIEDAIKKAFKSVNTKFDISVFFNVLFELKCKRVVAVEDIQDIIEKELYKARYFEVMKSFILYRHLHKIQREQILQINDDTTYINSTQTIEEYISGSDWRIKANSNTGYSHAGLINNSAGKIIANYWLDKVYTKEQGYAHRNGDYHIHDLDCLSGYCAGWSLRVLLDEGFNQVRGRVESDAPNHFREALGQMANFLGILQSEWAGAQAFSSFDTYLAPYVFKDKLEYKEIKKAIRSFIYNLNVPARWGQSPFTNITIDWTVPSDLKEQIPTRNQKHLFKDFYDEELFLEIQKKGLTSFEQLTYKDFQKEMNLINKAYYEVMTQGDKTGQPFTFPIPTVNITEDFDWYGENTDLLFENTAKIGSSYFQNFIGSQYTKDEKGNLIQNEQAYKPGHVRSMCCRLQLDLRELLKRGGGLFGSAEMTGSIGVVTINMARLGYLYKGDINGLLKRLEELMDLAKESLETKRKFINSMYERGLYPYTKRYLKSFNNHFSTIGVNGMNEMLKNYFGENIDISTKIGNQFCIEILDFMRDKMIKYQEETGNLYNLEATPAEGTTYRFAKEDKKRYKDIIQAGFDKNIYYTNSSQLPVDFTEDPFEALELQDELQCKYTGGTVLHLYMREKISSVEACRKFVKNVISNFRLPYITITPVFSICEIHGYIEGEHEFCPKCDEEILKKELKDDKFRIA
- the nrdD gene encoding anaerobic ribonucleoside-triphosphate reductase translates to MTNSELLEKNSQKRTKCIVYTRVMGYHRPVESFNIGKKGEHKQRVKFTESKTNL